From the genome of Sphingobacterium kitahiroshimense, one region includes:
- a CDS encoding carboxypeptidase-like regulatory domain-containing protein, with protein MSLGQTDIRQFIDKLGNYAARNPKEKIHVHMDKESYSAGENIWMKLYCTLTPDNLLSGVSQVAYIDLISPDNKTVNTLKIPLTAGLGIADLALSDTLIEGSYRIRAYTQWMRNDSTAYFFDKTLPIYNGRSDNITTEDEIIFDGEKKYYAVKLKTLSGVPLPEINISYKTHLKNGKQRSSREKTDQQGQLLIDLKDIPAGEIINLSFKSIDGIIIRKTFTVPADKSSNSLQILPESGNIINQLHTKIGFKALNSKGLGEKCTIIIMDSNKEKIVEMETSPLGMVSYPFVLDAKLKYTAIATFTDGTKTETPFPSISLSGLNMNVGNLTDDRVFVQVNASPDQINQQEIYLIAQYNGNSFHVSKQKLNKNEVLFSIPRQNLPQGVIQLSILDATLKPLLERMIFNYRADKILPIEATADKPTYGTRQKVNISVLSGNTTDSIRVGSLSASVVNSNKTQIDTPYRSSIYTSLLLSSEINGFIENPNYYFSDSKDIKKSDLDNLMLIQGWRKLDWAKIDEMSDPKYNFEKNISISGTIKKLGRKAVVPKATVTLIPTTNMTAAIDTLTNEAGKFSFDDLLFTDSIKFIMTAKSDKDKNRLDIELDEIEEPANGINKNLPEVLNNINTKYLGNIKNAQAYFAQLEAAGLKQRSIQLEEVKITRTAIKKAVANSSNLNGPGNADQVLTEEDLSNCSTLEQCLVGRLTGVMWRNGVPYNTRGNGPMQVVLDGMYIEGDQISMLSAADVGSIEVLRNINHTAIYGSYGGNGLIVITTKRGNGATTAFKPTGIRTIIPKGFNLSRTFYKPSYEAKNVSKIVSDLRTTIHWEPNIITDQVGKASFDFYTSDEKGPYTIILEGIDFNGKIGRKEININVVE; from the coding sequence ATGTCATTAGGACAAACGGATATCCGACAGTTCATCGATAAATTAGGAAATTATGCTGCAAGAAATCCAAAAGAAAAAATCCATGTTCATATGGACAAAGAAAGCTATTCAGCTGGCGAAAATATTTGGATGAAGCTGTACTGCACACTTACACCAGACAACCTCTTATCCGGAGTAAGCCAAGTTGCCTATATTGATTTAATATCTCCAGATAATAAAACAGTAAATACCTTAAAAATCCCCCTAACCGCTGGCTTAGGCATTGCTGATCTAGCCTTATCAGATACCCTTATCGAGGGTTCCTATCGTATCCGTGCTTATACACAATGGATGAGAAATGATAGTACAGCCTACTTCTTTGACAAAACACTACCCATCTATAATGGTCGATCGGATAATATTACGACCGAAGATGAAATCATCTTCGATGGAGAGAAAAAATACTACGCAGTAAAACTAAAAACATTATCAGGAGTTCCCCTGCCAGAAATTAATATTAGCTACAAAACCCATCTCAAGAATGGAAAACAAAGATCCTCACGAGAAAAAACAGATCAGCAGGGTCAGCTTTTGATTGATCTTAAAGATATACCTGCAGGTGAAATCATTAATTTGTCTTTTAAATCAATAGACGGAATAATAATTCGTAAAACATTTACCGTTCCAGCAGATAAATCAAGTAACAGCCTGCAAATACTACCCGAATCAGGCAACATTATAAACCAACTACACACTAAAATAGGCTTTAAAGCTCTTAATAGTAAAGGACTGGGAGAAAAGTGCACCATCATCATTATGGACAGCAACAAGGAGAAGATAGTCGAGATGGAAACCAGTCCGCTCGGTATGGTCAGCTATCCTTTTGTTTTGGATGCAAAATTAAAATATACAGCCATAGCGACATTTACCGACGGCACTAAAACAGAAACACCTTTTCCGTCAATCAGCCTGTCAGGACTAAACATGAATGTGGGCAATCTTACTGATGACAGGGTCTTTGTACAGGTTAATGCTAGCCCTGATCAAATCAATCAGCAAGAAATTTATCTTATCGCCCAATATAATGGAAATTCATTTCATGTTTCCAAGCAAAAATTGAATAAAAACGAAGTCCTTTTTTCCATCCCCAGACAAAATCTGCCTCAGGGAGTTATACAGTTATCCATATTGGATGCAACCCTAAAGCCTTTACTAGAACGAATGATTTTCAACTATCGGGCTGATAAGATTCTTCCTATCGAAGCAACCGCTGATAAACCCACCTATGGAACCCGTCAAAAAGTAAACATTAGCGTTTTAAGCGGAAACACCACAGACTCCATTCGGGTTGGTTCATTATCAGCATCAGTTGTTAATAGCAATAAAACCCAGATTGATACTCCCTATAGATCCAGCATATATACGTCCTTGCTCTTAAGTTCGGAAATAAATGGATTCATAGAAAACCCCAACTATTATTTTTCAGATAGTAAAGACATTAAAAAAAGTGATCTGGATAATCTGATGCTGATACAAGGGTGGAGAAAATTAGACTGGGCAAAAATAGATGAAATGTCTGATCCAAAATATAATTTTGAAAAAAATATATCCATATCAGGAACAATAAAAAAACTTGGTAGAAAAGCGGTTGTGCCAAAAGCAACTGTTACTCTGATCCCTACAACCAATATGACTGCCGCTATTGATACGCTAACGAACGAAGCTGGAAAATTTTCTTTTGATGACCTGTTATTTACCGACAGTATCAAATTCATTATGACGGCAAAATCCGATAAAGATAAAAATAGACTGGACATTGAGCTTGATGAAATCGAGGAACCAGCAAATGGTATCAATAAAAATTTACCTGAAGTACTGAACAATATAAACACCAAATACTTAGGAAATATAAAAAATGCACAAGCCTACTTTGCACAGCTAGAAGCCGCTGGACTCAAACAGCGCTCCATACAACTCGAAGAAGTTAAAATTACCCGCACAGCAATAAAAAAGGCCGTTGCCAATTCAAGTAACTTAAATGGACCAGGCAATGCCGATCAAGTACTTACAGAAGAGGATCTGTCAAACTGCAGTACATTAGAACAATGTCTAGTCGGACGACTCACAGGTGTGATGTGGAGGAACGGCGTACCTTACAATACCCGAGGCAACGGACCTATGCAGGTTGTCCTCGACGGCATGTACATAGAAGGTGATCAGATCTCGATGTTAAGTGCCGCGGATGTAGGGAGTATTGAGGTCCTGAGAAACATTAATCATACTGCAATCTATGGTTCATATGGAGGCAATGGTTTAATTGTAATTACAACAAAAAGAGGCAATGGCGCTACAACTGCATTTAAACCAACAGGCATTCGTACCATTATACCGAAAGGCTTTAACCTGAGTCGAACATTTTATAAACCCAGCTACGAAGCAAAAAATGTATCAAAAATAGTTTCAGATTTAAGAACGACAATACACTGGGAACCCAACATCATTACCGATCAAGTTGGAAAAGCAAGCTTCGATTTTTATACTTCGGACGAAAAAGGTCCATATACAATAATTTTGGAAGGTATAGACTTCAATGGAAAGATAGGCAGGAAAGAAATTAATATAAATGTGGTTGAATAA
- a CDS encoding enoyl-CoA hydratase/isomerase family protein encodes MKHIQIKTEDRIANIFLDRGKSNAMDTVLLEELNACIHDLKSDVAIEGVIIHGKEGFFSAGLDLITLYEYNETEIRAFWSLFFKTTRDLASFPKPIVSAISGHSPAGGCVIAICCDYRIMAEGNFIIGLNEIPVGLIVPESIFHLYSFWLGKGNAYRFLLEGKLLSPQEALTVGLVDEVVPANAIHTAALRKIKSVTQFDKETWKTCKLNFRKELLENLGAKEEETIEKILEQWWKPSTRSILKTIIHNLTNKTK; translated from the coding sequence ATGAAACATATACAAATCAAAACGGAAGACCGTATCGCGAACATATTTTTAGACCGAGGAAAATCTAATGCAATGGATACGGTGCTGCTTGAAGAACTAAATGCTTGTATACACGATTTAAAATCAGATGTGGCTATTGAAGGTGTTATCATTCATGGCAAAGAAGGTTTTTTCAGCGCCGGTTTAGATCTGATCACATTATATGAATACAATGAAACCGAAATCAGAGCCTTCTGGTCACTCTTTTTCAAAACAACACGTGATCTAGCTTCGTTTCCAAAACCAATTGTATCAGCAATTTCGGGTCATAGCCCTGCAGGAGGATGTGTTATCGCAATCTGTTGTGATTATAGGATCATGGCAGAAGGAAATTTTATTATCGGCCTAAACGAAATTCCAGTTGGATTAATTGTACCAGAAAGTATATTTCACCTTTATAGCTTTTGGCTAGGGAAAGGGAATGCCTATCGCTTTTTACTTGAGGGAAAATTACTGTCACCACAAGAAGCCCTTACAGTAGGTCTTGTTGATGAAGTCGTGCCAGCAAATGCAATTCACACCGCCGCTTTACGCAAGATCAAATCAGTAACCCAGTTTGATAAAGAAACATGGAAAACCTGCAAATTGAACTTCAGAAAAGAACTTCTAGAAAACCTCGGCGCAAAAGAGGAAGAAACGATTGAAAAAATATTAGAGCAATGGTGGAAGCCCTCAACTCGTAGTATTCTAAAAACAATCATACACAATTTAACGAACAAAACTAAATAA
- a CDS encoding phospho-sugar mutase, producing the protein MNSLDQDLQAKVNQWLSSEYDEATRAALQILIDNNEVTELTDSFYKDLEFGTGGLRGIMGVGSNRINKYTIGKATQGLANYLKKQFPNQVIKVAVAYDSRNNSQSLGKLVADVFAANGIQVYLFNELRPTPVLSFAIRHFACQSGVMLTASHNPKEYNGYKAYWNDGCQLTAPHDINVITEVNAIHSVSQISFQPIPENIIPVGDEIDEIYINENKKLSIHPEAVEAQKDLKIVFSPIHGTGITIVPKLLEAWGFNNVSIVEEQATPDGNFPTVIYPNPEEEDAMALAKRKGEELDADLVLATDPDADRVGIAVKNDKGSFQLLNGNQIGSLLVYYVLSSKKEQNQLNNNPYVVKTIVTTNLQAEIANHFNVPYYETLTGFKYIGELMTKLGDSATYLVGGEESYGYLVGSLVRDKDAPNACAFLAEMTAYYKSKGKSLYEVLLDLYQEFGCYQEKLVSLTKKGKAGAEEIKAMMSNLRANLPKSLGGIAVVEVRDYENSVAIDIATGTKTVIDLPKSDVLQFITVDGDVISARPSGTEPKIKFYCSVKAPLTAKSHYEQLQKELATKVDRMMADII; encoded by the coding sequence ATGAATAGTCTAGATCAGGATTTACAAGCAAAAGTCAACCAATGGCTTAGCTCAGAATACGATGAAGCAACAAGAGCTGCTTTACAAATTTTAATTGATAACAACGAAGTAACTGAACTAACAGATTCATTCTATAAAGATTTAGAATTTGGTACAGGAGGTTTACGTGGTATCATGGGTGTAGGATCCAATAGGATAAATAAGTATACCATCGGTAAAGCAACTCAGGGGTTGGCAAACTATCTAAAAAAGCAATTTCCAAATCAGGTCATTAAAGTAGCTGTAGCTTACGACAGCCGCAACAACTCGCAAAGCCTAGGAAAGCTGGTGGCTGATGTATTTGCGGCAAATGGAATCCAAGTATATTTATTTAATGAACTGCGTCCAACACCTGTACTATCATTTGCAATCCGTCACTTTGCCTGCCAAAGCGGGGTCATGCTTACCGCCTCACATAATCCAAAAGAATATAATGGCTATAAGGCCTATTGGAACGACGGATGCCAATTAACAGCTCCGCACGATATAAATGTCATTACAGAAGTTAATGCTATCCATAGCGTTTCGCAAATATCATTTCAGCCAATTCCAGAAAATATTATACCTGTAGGTGATGAAATTGATGAAATTTACATTAATGAAAATAAAAAATTAAGTATCCACCCGGAGGCTGTAGAAGCTCAAAAAGATCTTAAAATCGTATTTTCTCCCATTCATGGAACAGGAATTACAATTGTTCCAAAATTATTGGAAGCGTGGGGATTTAACAATGTTTCCATTGTAGAAGAACAAGCCACTCCAGATGGTAATTTTCCAACAGTTATTTATCCTAATCCAGAAGAAGAAGATGCTATGGCATTGGCCAAGAGAAAAGGTGAAGAGCTGGATGCTGATCTCGTACTAGCAACAGATCCCGATGCTGATCGCGTTGGAATCGCAGTTAAAAACGATAAAGGTAGTTTTCAATTACTGAACGGTAACCAGATCGGTAGTCTACTTGTTTATTATGTATTAAGTTCTAAAAAAGAACAAAATCAACTTAATAACAATCCCTATGTTGTAAAAACAATCGTCACAACAAATCTTCAAGCTGAAATTGCCAACCATTTTAATGTACCTTACTATGAGACCTTAACTGGATTCAAATATATTGGCGAACTAATGACCAAATTAGGCGATTCAGCGACATATTTAGTTGGCGGAGAAGAAAGCTATGGTTACTTAGTCGGAAGTCTTGTACGTGATAAGGATGCCCCAAATGCATGCGCATTCTTAGCAGAGATGACCGCCTATTACAAATCGAAAGGCAAATCTTTATATGAAGTTCTCCTTGACCTGTATCAAGAATTTGGATGCTACCAAGAAAAATTAGTTTCATTAACTAAAAAAGGTAAAGCTGGTGCAGAAGAAATCAAAGCAATGATGAGTAACCTGCGTGCCAATTTGCCTAAATCTTTAGGAGGCATAGCTGTTGTAGAAGTTCGTGATTATGAAAATTCGGTCGCCATAGATATAGCCACCGGTACTAAAACAGTCATTGATCTCCCGAAATCGGACGTCTTACAATTTATCACTGTAGATGGTGATGTTATTTCTGCGAGACCATCAGGAACAGAACCTAAAATAAAATTTTATTGTTCAGTAAAAGCACCATTAACAGCTAAATCGCACTATGAACAGCTCCAAAAAGAGTTAGCCACAAAAGTGGACCGAATGATGGCCGATATTATTTAA
- a CDS encoding NUDIX hydrolase gives MEKWKLLSSEYISKAPWATLRRDTCELPNGSINDHYYVLEYPNWVNMVGITEDNKLIVIKQYRHAAGEVILEIPAGTMEEGEDPQFTAEREMLEETGYSFTKIEKIAELYANPATSKNITHTYLMQGGKKIQEQDLDESEQIDVYLISIEEAKELLLQNKFGQALQSSALFYAFHKLKIF, from the coding sequence ATGGAAAAGTGGAAATTACTATCATCAGAATATATCTCGAAAGCACCTTGGGCTACCTTACGAAGGGATACCTGTGAGTTGCCTAACGGCAGTATTAATGATCATTACTATGTGCTAGAATATCCAAACTGGGTCAATATGGTCGGTATAACGGAAGACAATAAGTTGATCGTCATCAAACAATATAGACACGCTGCAGGCGAGGTTATTCTTGAAATACCGGCAGGAACGATGGAAGAAGGAGAAGATCCACAATTTACAGCGGAGCGAGAAATGCTTGAAGAGACAGGTTATTCTTTTACCAAGATTGAAAAAATTGCGGAACTTTATGCCAACCCTGCTACAAGTAAAAATATTACACATACTTACCTCATGCAGGGAGGAAAGAAGATCCAGGAGCAAGACCTAGATGAAAGTGAGCAAATAGATGTTTATTTGATTTCTATCGAAGAAGCAAAAGAATTGCTGTTGCAAAATAAATTTGGTCAGGCACTTCAAAGTTCAGCCTTATTTTATGCCTTTCACAAATTGAAAATATTTTAA
- a CDS encoding nicotinamide mononucleotide adenylyltransferase: MVREIFETKRKALKINLNPEIYGTFAEIGAGQEVARNFFNAGAASGTIAKTMSAYDMTFSDAIYGEEEDGRYVSRTRLTKMLKHEFDLLTKRLHGEKYCNKKFFAFADTVTTLNFTKTNEPHGWIGVRFQHEVDGPTNDIIIHVRLLDSDNQLQQKVLGIIGVNLLFAANYYTDNVQTMIESLVDNLSVGSVEIDLVKVTGPLFENVNERLINLYLIAKGFAKAAIFKPDGKAAQIKDYLYKKNIILLRTKYRQKSLPNFDLFNLAVDQFKKNTGATSENTVVLIEVLMGNVLEEDHIITDKDLEEFAHRAEELCSTGNNIIVSNFRRNNHLAEFINNFKPKNIGIATNVSNLRNIFNSDNYNKEHYTNELLSYISGMFNKNIKLYAYPYLLKKENKIITTKNMAVSEEAKPLFDFLIKNGYIIDIENYDIKYVKTV; this comes from the coding sequence ATGGTAAGAGAAATATTTGAAACCAAAAGAAAAGCACTGAAAATAAATCTGAATCCGGAGATTTACGGCACCTTTGCTGAAATTGGAGCGGGTCAAGAAGTTGCACGTAACTTTTTCAATGCAGGGGCGGCATCTGGAACAATCGCCAAAACAATGTCGGCTTACGACATGACTTTTAGCGATGCCATCTACGGAGAAGAAGAGGATGGCAGATATGTAAGCCGCACGCGTTTAACGAAAATGCTAAAACACGAGTTCGATTTATTAACCAAGCGCTTACATGGTGAAAAATACTGTAACAAAAAGTTCTTCGCTTTTGCCGACACCGTTACTACGCTAAACTTTACAAAAACAAATGAACCTCATGGTTGGATTGGTGTCAGATTTCAACACGAAGTCGACGGCCCTACCAACGATATCATTATACACGTAAGACTGCTAGATAGCGACAACCAGCTACAACAAAAAGTATTGGGTATCATTGGAGTCAACCTCCTTTTCGCAGCCAATTATTATACCGATAACGTGCAGACGATGATTGAGTCATTAGTCGACAATCTATCTGTAGGCTCTGTAGAAATTGATCTTGTAAAAGTAACTGGCCCGTTGTTTGAAAATGTCAATGAAAGATTGATCAATTTATACCTCATTGCTAAAGGTTTTGCAAAGGCCGCAATCTTTAAACCAGATGGCAAAGCCGCACAGATCAAAGATTACCTTTACAAAAAGAATATCATTCTTCTAAGAACGAAATATAGACAAAAATCTCTACCTAACTTTGATCTATTCAATCTTGCTGTAGATCAATTTAAGAAAAACACAGGCGCAACATCAGAAAACACAGTAGTCCTGATAGAGGTATTAATGGGCAATGTACTTGAAGAGGATCATATCATTACCGATAAAGATCTCGAAGAATTTGCACACCGTGCCGAAGAGCTATGTTCAACAGGCAATAATATCATCGTCAGCAATTTCAGAAGAAATAATCATCTTGCTGAGTTTATCAATAATTTCAAACCAAAAAATATTGGTATTGCGACAAACGTTTCCAATTTAAGAAATATCTTTAATTCGGATAATTACAACAAGGAGCATTACACCAATGAACTTCTTTCCTATATTTCGGGAATGTTCAATAAGAATATCAAGCTATATGCATACCCATACTTATTGAAAAAAGAAAATAAGATTATCACCACAAAAAATATGGCCGTTTCTGAAGAAGCCAAACCATTATTTGATTTCTTAATTAAAAATGGCTACATCATAGACATTGAGAATTACGATATCAAATATGTTAAGACGGTATAG
- a CDS encoding N-acetylmuramoyl-L-alanine amidase, with protein MKVKSTITFLVMTALFASCSTGKYAATEKVYKKKAKLLAKEYATSPVINQAIGKLPLSVEKEWIASINFGIRKPNYVVIHHTAQDSLGQTIRTFHSEKAGVSAHYVVGRTGKVVQMVNDYYRAHHAGIGKWGNDTDLNSSSIGIELDNNGTTDPWTDAQINALTELLSYLKVKYNIPQANFIGHMDLAPTRKNDPSRFPWKVLADKGFGYWYEEYLETPPIDFNPKLALRIIGYDVKNLDAAIKAFKQHYIQTNANVATLKENDLKILYSIYKKFL; from the coding sequence ATGAAAGTAAAATCAACAATAACTTTTTTAGTGATGACAGCGCTATTTGCTTCCTGTTCGACAGGTAAGTATGCCGCAACTGAGAAAGTCTATAAGAAAAAAGCAAAGTTACTTGCCAAAGAATATGCTACAAGTCCTGTTATCAACCAAGCTATCGGTAAATTACCGCTATCGGTTGAAAAAGAATGGATCGCATCGATAAACTTTGGGATTCGCAAACCAAACTATGTTGTGATTCATCATACTGCTCAGGATTCACTGGGACAGACCATACGTACCTTTCATTCTGAAAAGGCGGGTGTAAGTGCTCATTATGTTGTTGGCCGTACCGGTAAAGTGGTGCAGATGGTCAATGATTATTATCGTGCACATCATGCAGGAATTGGTAAATGGGGTAATGATACGGATCTAAATTCTTCTTCTATTGGAATTGAATTAGATAATAATGGAACAACAGATCCTTGGACAGATGCACAGATTAATGCACTGACCGAGTTACTTTCGTATCTTAAAGTGAAATATAACATCCCTCAAGCAAACTTCATTGGTCATATGGACTTAGCTCCAACTCGTAAAAATGATCCATCACGATTTCCCTGGAAGGTATTAGCAGATAAGGGTTTTGGTTACTGGTATGAAGAATATCTGGAAACTCCACCAATTGATTTTAATCCAAAACTGGCTTTGAGAATTATTGGTTACGATGTAAAGAATTTGGATGCAGCTATTAAGGCATTTAAACAGCATTACATCCAGACGAATGCAAATGTCGCTACGCTGAAGGAAAATGATCTGAAGATATTATATTCGATCTATAAAAAGTTCTTATAA